A section of the Agrococcus sp. SGAir0287 genome encodes:
- a CDS encoding LLM class flavin-dependent oxidoreductase, which produces MDHGHPLRLGTFITPSAAHPERVVALAQISEDAGFDLVTFQDHPYQSAFLDTWTLLTYVAAETERVHLSPNVLNLPLRPAPVTARAAASLDLLSGGRLELGIGAGGFWDAIAAMGGRRLSIAESIDALREGIGVIRDLWDVDARGPVRGGEHYPVAGAKRGPEPAHRIPIHVGAYKPRMLRLTGEVGDGWLPSLPYLQPGDVAAGNARIDAAATAVGRDPSEIQRLLNIRGDEPLDELVRLALEDGVSTFIVMGDDERVLRGFAEGTGAALRETVAAARAAAGTRAPGRSAVALAARREGIAYDELPESLRDRAIEPGDVGYARVRSGAMRGGSPGLVLQPRTVEEVVDAVAVARAHPHVPLGVRSGGHGISGRSTNDGGLVIDVGALDAIEVVDEAERIVRIGPGARWVEVAAALAPHGWAISSGDYGGVGVGGLATAGGVGFLGREHGLTIDNVVGAEVVLADGSVVRASATERPELLWAIRGAGANVGIVTSFDIRAAEVGQVGFAQLAFQVDDVARWLEAFGATMEATPRDTTLFAILGRGRPGEPAIAQVMGVVDSADPDTILERLNAFAALAPLVSQQVTLATYDQVMAAFEGEHRGVGEPTFRSALVRSLGGEVARRSAALVGSGSAPWFQIRSMGGAIGDLAPDETAFAHRDAGFSITAIGRSGTFDALWRDLEEVSEGLYLSFEQRTDPALLERAFPPPTLARLRAIKTEVDPTGLFRDNFFVGVPAASASDATASGSTRAA; this is translated from the coding sequence GTGGACCACGGGCACCCGCTGCGGCTGGGGACGTTCATCACGCCGAGCGCGGCGCATCCCGAGCGCGTCGTCGCGCTCGCGCAGATCAGCGAGGACGCGGGCTTCGACCTCGTCACGTTCCAGGACCATCCGTACCAGTCGGCGTTCCTCGACACGTGGACGCTGCTGACGTACGTCGCGGCCGAGACCGAGCGCGTGCACCTCTCCCCCAACGTGCTGAACCTGCCGCTGCGCCCCGCACCCGTCACGGCGCGCGCGGCTGCATCGCTCGACCTGCTCTCTGGCGGGCGGCTCGAGCTCGGCATCGGGGCCGGCGGGTTCTGGGACGCGATCGCCGCGATGGGTGGCCGGCGTCTGAGCATCGCCGAGTCGATCGACGCCCTGCGGGAGGGCATCGGCGTCATCCGCGACCTGTGGGACGTCGACGCGCGCGGTCCGGTGCGCGGCGGCGAGCACTACCCGGTGGCAGGGGCCAAGCGCGGCCCGGAGCCCGCGCATCGCATCCCGATCCACGTCGGCGCTTACAAGCCCCGCATGCTGCGGCTCACCGGCGAGGTCGGCGACGGTTGGCTCCCCTCCCTGCCCTACCTGCAGCCCGGCGACGTCGCCGCGGGCAACGCGCGCATCGACGCGGCCGCGACGGCGGTCGGGCGGGATCCGAGCGAGATCCAGCGCCTCCTCAACATCCGCGGCGACGAGCCGCTCGACGAGCTCGTGCGACTCGCGCTCGAGGACGGTGTCTCGACGTTCATCGTCATGGGCGACGACGAGCGCGTGCTGCGCGGCTTCGCCGAGGGCACGGGCGCCGCGCTGCGCGAGACCGTCGCCGCCGCGCGCGCGGCGGCCGGCACGCGCGCCCCCGGCCGATCCGCCGTCGCGCTCGCGGCACGCCGCGAGGGCATCGCGTACGACGAGCTGCCCGAGTCGCTGCGCGATCGCGCCATCGAGCCGGGCGACGTCGGCTACGCACGCGTGCGCTCCGGAGCCATGCGCGGGGGCTCGCCGGGCCTGGTCCTGCAGCCGAGGACGGTCGAGGAGGTCGTCGACGCCGTCGCCGTCGCCCGCGCCCATCCGCACGTGCCGCTCGGCGTGCGCTCGGGCGGGCACGGCATCAGCGGGCGATCGACGAACGACGGCGGGCTCGTGATCGACGTGGGTGCGCTCGACGCCATCGAGGTCGTCGACGAGGCCGAGCGCATCGTGCGCATCGGGCCGGGAGCGCGCTGGGTCGAGGTCGCCGCCGCGCTCGCGCCGCACGGCTGGGCGATCTCGAGCGGCGACTACGGCGGGGTCGGCGTCGGCGGGCTCGCGACCGCCGGCGGCGTGGGCTTCCTGGGACGCGAGCACGGGCTCACGATCGACAACGTCGTCGGTGCCGAGGTCGTGCTCGCCGACGGATCCGTCGTGCGCGCCTCGGCGACCGAGCGGCCGGAGCTGCTCTGGGCGATCCGCGGCGCCGGCGCCAACGTCGGCATCGTGACGTCCTTCGACATCCGCGCCGCGGAGGTCGGGCAGGTCGGCTTCGCGCAGCTCGCCTTCCAGGTCGACGACGTCGCGCGGTGGCTCGAGGCGTTCGGCGCGACGATGGAGGCGACGCCGCGCGACACGACGCTCTTCGCCATCCTCGGCCGCGGCCGGCCGGGCGAGCCTGCGATCGCCCAGGTGATGGGCGTCGTCGACTCCGCCGATCCCGACACGATCCTCGAGCGGCTGAACGCCTTCGCGGCGCTCGCGCCGCTCGTGAGCCAGCAGGTGACGCTCGCGACCTACGACCAGGTCATGGCCGCGTTCGAGGGCGAGCATCGGGGCGTCGGCGAGCCGACGTTCCGCTCGGCGCTCGTGCGCTCCCTGGGCGGCGAGGTCGCGCGCCGGTCCGCGGCGCTCGTGGGCTCGGGCTCGGCCCCGTGGTTCCAGATCCGCTCGATGGGCGGTGCGATCGGCGACCTCGCGCCCGACGAGACGGCGTTCGCGCATCGCGACGCGGGCTTCTCCATCACCGCGATCGGCAGGTCGGGCACGTTCGACGCGCTCTGGCGCGACCTCGAGGAGGTGTCGGAGGGGCTGTACCTCAGCTTCGAGCAGCGCACGGATCCGGCGCTCCTCGAGCGCGCCTTCCCGCCGCCGACCCTCGCGCGGCTGCGTGCGATCAAGACCGAGGTGGACCCGACGGGGCTCTTTCGCGACAACTTCTTCGTGGGCGTCCCCGCCGCATCGGCGAGCGATGCGACCGCGTCGGGGTCGACGCGGGCGGCGTGA
- a CDS encoding MarR family winged helix-turn-helix transcriptional regulator encodes MAEDLELGWSLGVLFREWQRRAQAATASVPHGPRGFQILQTLEGATPRQGALAAHLGIDRTVLTYVVDDLVDAGLVERRVDPSDRRAQLCALTDAGARTLAALRDAVAASEGALLAGLPERDAAELERLVRRAAIRLHVGDDRDACRVVADVAAVLDEARAPARR; translated from the coding sequence ATGGCGGAGGACCTCGAGCTGGGCTGGTCGCTCGGCGTGCTGTTCCGCGAGTGGCAGCGCCGCGCGCAGGCGGCGACGGCGTCGGTGCCGCACGGCCCGCGCGGCTTCCAGATCCTGCAGACCCTGGAGGGCGCCACGCCGCGGCAGGGTGCGCTCGCCGCGCACCTCGGCATCGACCGCACCGTGCTCACGTACGTCGTCGACGACCTCGTCGACGCGGGGCTCGTCGAGCGTCGCGTCGACCCGAGCGATCGCCGTGCGCAGCTGTGCGCGCTCACGGATGCGGGCGCGCGCACGCTCGCCGCGCTGCGCGACGCGGTCGCGGCGAGCGAGGGGGCGCTGCTCGCCGGGCTGCCCGAGCGCGACGCTGCGGAGCTCGAGCGGCTCGTGCGTCGCGCGGCGATCCGGCTGCACGTCGGCGACGACCGCGACGCGTGCCGCGTCGTCGCGGACGTCGCGGCGGTGCTCGACGAGGCTCGAGCGCCCGCGCGTCGCTAG
- a CDS encoding bile acid:sodium symporter family protein, translated as MDSALTTIGLPVALGIIMFGLGLGLTPADFARVARHPRAVVVALACQLLVLPAICLGLVALFQLPPLLAVGMMMLAASPGGTVANLYSHLFRGDVALNISLTAINSIIAVVTLPLITNLAIAIFDPFDDQLGLQLSKTVEVFLVVLGPAALGMLVRRLSPTFADRMDVPVRIGSFVVLVVVIAGAVISNWAILVENVASLAGITALFCLLSLAVGYLAPRWLGVGQRQAVASSFEIGIHNAVLAIVIAQTVLGSIEVSLPAGVYGVLMLFIAGGFGLLIRGRGSAIAARPTASA; from the coding sequence ATGGACTCCGCACTGACGACGATCGGGCTGCCGGTCGCCCTCGGCATCATCATGTTCGGCCTCGGCCTCGGCCTCACGCCGGCCGACTTCGCTCGGGTCGCGCGGCATCCGCGCGCCGTCGTCGTGGCGCTCGCATGCCAGCTGCTCGTCCTGCCCGCGATCTGCCTCGGGCTCGTCGCCCTCTTCCAGCTGCCGCCGCTGCTCGCGGTCGGCATGATGATGCTCGCCGCCTCGCCGGGCGGCACGGTCGCGAACCTCTACAGCCACCTCTTCCGCGGCGACGTCGCGCTCAACATCTCGCTCACGGCCATCAACTCGATCATCGCCGTCGTGACGCTGCCGCTCATCACGAACCTCGCGATCGCGATCTTCGACCCGTTCGACGACCAGCTCGGCCTCCAGCTCTCGAAGACGGTCGAGGTGTTCCTCGTCGTGCTCGGTCCTGCGGCGCTCGGCATGCTCGTGCGGCGGCTGAGCCCGACGTTCGCCGACCGCATGGACGTGCCGGTGCGCATCGGATCCTTCGTGGTGCTCGTGGTGGTCATCGCCGGCGCCGTGATCTCGAACTGGGCGATCCTCGTCGAGAACGTCGCGAGCCTCGCCGGCATCACGGCGCTGTTCTGCCTGCTGAGCCTCGCCGTCGGCTACCTCGCGCCGCGCTGGCTCGGCGTCGGGCAGCGCCAGGCGGTCGCATCGTCGTTCGAGATCGGCATCCACAACGCCGTGCTCGCGATCGTCATCGCGCAGACGGTCCTCGGCTCGATCGAGGTGAGCCTGCCCGCCGGCGTCTACGGCGTGCTCATGCTCTTCATCGCAGGCGGCTTCGGCCTGCTCATCCGCGGTCGCGGGTCGGCGATCGCTGCGAGGCCCACCGCGTCCGCCTAG
- a CDS encoding metallophosphoesterase, which produces MHDGLGQHPAPTHVVAHVSDTHLLAGGALLGGAIDTAEHLRSVLERLELAAPTADALVVSGDCTDLGEPEAYALLRELVEPVAARMGARVVYAAGNHDERGPMWRALHDIDEAAPYDHVHDVGGLRIVSLDSSLPGFHHGGFDDGQAQWLADVLAEPAQHGTLLVMHHPPLPYRARIMQVLEFQDERRLAEVLAGSDVRAILSGHLHVNGSGTFAGIPVILANATSYADDLAAGPTAFQGIDAAQSANLLEVYPHTVAHSVVPGRAHPSLSPLPADLHARLAALDAAGRVERFSRKR; this is translated from the coding sequence ATGCACGACGGACTGGGTCAGCATCCCGCCCCGACGCACGTCGTCGCCCACGTGAGCGACACGCATCTGCTCGCCGGCGGCGCGCTGCTCGGCGGTGCGATCGACACGGCCGAGCACCTGCGCAGCGTGCTCGAGCGCCTCGAGCTCGCGGCGCCGACCGCCGATGCGCTCGTCGTCTCCGGCGACTGCACCGACCTCGGCGAGCCCGAGGCCTACGCGCTGCTGCGCGAGCTCGTCGAGCCCGTCGCCGCCCGGATGGGCGCGCGGGTCGTGTACGCGGCGGGCAACCACGACGAGCGCGGGCCCATGTGGCGCGCGCTGCACGACATCGACGAGGCGGCGCCGTACGACCACGTGCACGACGTCGGCGGCCTGCGCATCGTCTCGCTCGACTCGAGCCTTCCCGGCTTCCACCACGGCGGCTTCGACGACGGGCAGGCGCAGTGGCTCGCCGACGTGCTCGCCGAGCCCGCCCAGCACGGCACGCTGCTCGTCATGCACCACCCGCCGCTGCCATATCGCGCCCGCATCATGCAGGTGCTCGAGTTCCAGGACGAGCGGCGCCTCGCCGAGGTGCTCGCCGGCAGCGACGTGCGCGCGATCCTCTCGGGGCACCTCCACGTCAACGGCTCGGGCACGTTCGCCGGCATCCCCGTGATCCTCGCGAACGCCACCTCGTACGCCGACGACCTCGCCGCGGGGCCCACGGCGTTCCAGGGCATCGACGCGGCGCAGTCCGCCAACCTCCTCGAGGTCTACCCGCATACCGTCGCGCACTCGGTCGTGCCCGGCCGCGCGCATCCCTCGCTCTCGCCCCTGCCCGCCGACCTCCACGCGCGACTCGCGGCGCTCGACGCCGCAGGGCGCGTCGAGCGCTTCAGCAGGAAGCGCTGA
- a CDS encoding tyrosine recombinase XerC — MAPVRSMRVEEAVDAYLAHLERERGASPRTVRAYGADLRSLVEHCTAHGIDDVASLDLETLRDWLYAASERGLARSTLARRSSSARGLGAWLEREGVAIGAARLRTPKREAHLPRVLSRGAIDGIVARLAVEAETGDPVARRDLAIVELLYASALRVSELVGLDVDDVDLERLTVRVLGKGAKERVVPFGVPALDAVHDWIRLGRPALATGRETRALLLGVRGGRMGQRAVHALVARLLEDVPGSGPAGPHALRHTAATHLLDGGADLRAVQELLGHASLGTTQIYTHVSLERLTASYRTAHPRA; from the coding sequence ATGGCGCCCGTGCGTTCGATGCGCGTCGAGGAGGCGGTCGACGCCTACCTCGCGCATCTCGAACGCGAGCGGGGCGCGAGCCCCCGCACCGTCCGCGCATACGGCGCCGACCTGCGCAGCCTCGTCGAGCACTGCACGGCGCACGGCATCGACGACGTCGCCTCCCTCGACCTCGAGACGCTGCGCGACTGGCTGTACGCGGCGAGCGAGCGCGGCCTCGCCCGTTCGACCCTCGCGCGCCGCAGCTCGAGCGCGCGCGGCCTCGGCGCCTGGCTCGAGCGCGAGGGCGTCGCGATCGGCGCGGCGCGGCTGCGCACCCCCAAGCGCGAGGCGCATCTGCCCCGCGTCCTCTCCCGCGGCGCGATCGACGGCATCGTCGCGCGGCTGGCGGTCGAGGCCGAGACGGGCGATCCCGTCGCGCGCCGCGACCTCGCGATCGTCGAGCTGCTCTACGCGAGCGCCCTGCGCGTGTCCGAGCTCGTCGGGCTCGACGTCGACGACGTCGACCTCGAGCGCCTCACGGTGCGCGTGCTCGGCAAGGGCGCCAAGGAGCGCGTCGTCCCGTTCGGCGTGCCGGCCCTCGATGCCGTGCACGACTGGATCCGCCTCGGGCGGCCCGCGCTCGCGACGGGGCGCGAGACGCGGGCGCTGCTGCTGGGGGTGCGCGGGGGCCGGATGGGGCAGCGGGCGGTGCACGCGCTCGTCGCGCGCCTGCTGGAGGACGTGCCCGGATCCGGCCCGGCCGGGCCGCATGCGCTGCGCCACACGGCCGCGACGCACCTGCTCGACGGCGGCGCCGACCTCCGGGCCGTGCAGGAGCTGCTCGGCCACGCGAGCCTCGGCACGACGCAGATCTACACGCACGTGTCGCTCGAGCGCCTCACCGCGTCGTATCGCACCGCGCACCCGCGCGCGTAG
- a CDS encoding peptidoglycan DD-metalloendopeptidase family protein — protein sequence MPRRLRRRSLAVVLVAVVLLMAPARWAPATAVAAEDADAPASTAADVPESLRGSLAWPVPRAAVLRAFAAPSAPWGAGHRGIDVAALPGTTVAAATAGTVTFAGTVVDRPVVTIRMEDAPWEVLVTVEPVAPSVVAGDVVAAGDPIGVLVGGHRPCGACIHLGVRIDGAYANPMGLLGAERAVLLPLGAAP from the coding sequence ATGCCCCGTCGCCTCCGTCGTCGCTCGCTCGCCGTCGTCCTCGTCGCCGTCGTGCTGCTGATGGCGCCGGCGCGGTGGGCGCCCGCCACGGCCGTCGCGGCCGAGGACGCCGACGCCCCCGCCTCGACGGCGGCGGACGTGCCGGAGTCGCTGCGCGGCTCGCTCGCGTGGCCCGTGCCGCGCGCCGCGGTGCTGCGCGCGTTCGCGGCGCCCTCCGCACCGTGGGGCGCGGGGCACCGCGGCATCGACGTCGCAGCGCTGCCGGGCACGACGGTCGCCGCCGCGACCGCGGGGACCGTCACCTTCGCGGGCACCGTCGTCGACCGGCCCGTCGTGACGATCCGCATGGAGGACGCGCCGTGGGAGGTGCTCGTCACGGTCGAGCCCGTGGCACCGAGCGTCGTCGCGGGCGACGTCGTCGCAGCGGGCGACCCCATCGGCGTGCTCGTCGGCGGCCATCGGCCGTGCGGGGCGTGCATCCACCTCGGCGTGCGCATCGACGGCGCGTACGCGAACCCCATGGGGTTGCTGGGCGCCGAGCGCGCCGTGCTGCTGCCGCTGGGCGCAGCGCCGTGA
- the rpsB gene encoding 30S ribosomal protein S2 has product MAVVTTRQLLDSGVHFGHQTRRWNPKMKRFIFTERSGIYIIDLQQSLAYIDKAYDFVKETVSRGGSILFVGTKKQAQEQIAEQATRVNQPYVNQRWLGGLLTNFQTVSKRLTRMKELEEIDYADVAGSGFTKKELLLKQRELTKLQKSLGGIRNLQRTPSALWVVDMNKEHLAIDEAKKLGIPVIAILDTNCDPDDVQYPIPGNDDAIRSVGLLTKIIADAAAEGLMERHQGSSTDEAEPMAEWERELLATESAAPETTEVVAEQAEAAATEPAAEEATVEAEAAAEPAETAETTEAADEAAAETADATASETK; this is encoded by the coding sequence ATGGCCGTCGTCACCACTCGCCAGCTGCTCGACAGCGGCGTCCACTTCGGGCACCAGACCCGTCGCTGGAACCCCAAGATGAAGCGCTTCATCTTCACGGAGCGCTCGGGCATCTACATCATCGACCTCCAGCAGTCGCTCGCCTACATCGACAAGGCGTACGACTTCGTCAAGGAGACCGTGTCGCGCGGCGGCTCGATCCTCTTCGTCGGCACGAAGAAGCAGGCGCAGGAGCAGATCGCCGAGCAGGCGACGCGCGTCAACCAGCCCTACGTGAACCAGCGCTGGCTCGGCGGCCTGCTGACGAACTTCCAGACGGTCTCCAAGCGCCTCACGCGCATGAAGGAGCTCGAGGAGATCGACTACGCCGACGTCGCGGGCTCGGGCTTCACGAAGAAGGAGCTCCTGCTCAAGCAGCGCGAGCTCACGAAGCTGCAGAAGTCGCTCGGCGGCATCCGCAACCTCCAGCGCACGCCGTCGGCGCTGTGGGTCGTGGACATGAACAAGGAGCACCTCGCGATCGACGAGGCGAAGAAGCTGGGCATCCCGGTCATCGCCATCCTCGACACGAACTGCGACCCCGACGACGTGCAGTACCCGATCCCGGGCAACGACGACGCGATCCGCTCGGTGGGCCTGCTCACGAAGATCATCGCCGACGCCGCCGCCGAGGGCCTCATGGAGCGCCACCAGGGCTCGTCGACCGACGAGGCCGAGCCCATGGCCGAGTGGGAGCGCGAGCTGCTCGCGACCGAGTCCGCCGCGCCCGAGACCACCGAGGTCGTCGCGGAGCAGGCCGAGGCCGCCGCGACCGAGCCCGCCGCCGAGGAGGCGACGGTCGAGGCCGAGGCTGCTGCGGAGCCCGCCGAGACCGCCGAGACCACGGAGGCTGCCGACGAGGCCGCCGCCGAGACCGCGGACGCCACCGCGTCCGAGACGAAGTAA
- the tsf gene encoding translation elongation factor Ts encodes MAVNIADLKALREQLGTGMSDTKAALEEAGGDVEKATEILRLKGAKGNAKRADRTTSEGLVAVAEGTGSVTMIQLACETDFVAKNDKFIALADKVVAAVAAAGSATLEEALAAPAEGSTVQQVIEEQAATIGEKIELAKVATLTGDAFATYLHRTSKDLPPQVGVVVAFQGDDAETARAVAQHIAMFDPTVVSRDDVPAEQVEKERALVTEIALGEGKPEAALPKIIEGRLTGFFKQIVLVDQDYARDSKQTVGKVLEAAGVTVTSFARFKVGA; translated from the coding sequence ATGGCCGTCAACATCGCCGACCTCAAGGCGCTGCGCGAGCAGCTCGGCACCGGCATGTCCGACACCAAGGCCGCCCTCGAGGAGGCCGGTGGCGACGTCGAGAAGGCGACCGAGATCCTGCGCCTCAAGGGCGCGAAGGGCAATGCGAAGCGCGCCGACCGCACCACGAGCGAGGGCCTCGTGGCCGTCGCGGAGGGCACCGGCTCGGTCACGATGATCCAGCTCGCCTGCGAGACGGACTTCGTGGCGAAGAACGACAAGTTCATCGCGCTCGCCGACAAGGTCGTGGCCGCCGTCGCCGCCGCCGGCTCGGCGACCCTCGAGGAGGCCCTCGCGGCCCCCGCCGAGGGCTCGACCGTCCAGCAGGTCATCGAGGAGCAGGCCGCGACGATCGGCGAGAAGATCGAGCTCGCCAAGGTCGCGACCCTCACGGGCGACGCGTTCGCCACCTACCTGCACCGCACGAGCAAGGACCTGCCCCCGCAGGTCGGCGTCGTCGTCGCCTTCCAGGGTGACGACGCCGAGACCGCTCGCGCGGTGGCGCAGCACATCGCGATGTTCGACCCCACGGTCGTCAGCCGCGACGACGTGCCGGCCGAGCAGGTCGAGAAGGAGCGTGCGCTCGTCACCGAGATCGCGCTCGGCGAGGGCAAGCCCGAGGCCGCCCTGCCGAAGATCATCGAGGGTCGCCTCACGGGCTTCTTCAAGCAGATCGTCCTCGTCGACCAGGACTACGCGCGCGACAGCAAGCAGACCGTCGGCAAGGTCCTCGAGGCCGCCGGCGTCACCGTGACGTCGTTCGCGCGCTTCAAGGTCGGCGCGTAG
- the pyrH gene encoding UMP kinase, which yields MTDAPRTNRRRVLLKLSGEAFGGGSLGVNPDVVQGIAAQIADAAKDVEIAIVVGGGNFFRGAELSQRGMDRGRADYMGMLGTVMNALALQDFLEQAGAATRVQSAIQMTQVAEPYIPLRAERHMEKGRVVVFGAGAGLPYFSTDTVAAQRALEIGADEVLVAKNGVDGVYTADPKQDPTATRIDDITYQDALVRGLKIVDATAFSLCMDNAMPMLVFGMEGDAIARAIRGERIGTVVHG from the coding sequence ATGACCGACGCCCCCCGCACGAACCGGCGACGGGTCCTCCTGAAGCTCTCCGGCGAGGCGTTCGGCGGCGGATCGCTCGGCGTGAACCCCGACGTCGTGCAGGGCATCGCGGCGCAGATCGCGGATGCGGCGAAGGACGTCGAGATCGCGATCGTCGTAGGCGGCGGCAACTTCTTCCGCGGCGCCGAGCTCTCCCAGCGCGGCATGGACCGCGGTCGTGCCGACTACATGGGCATGCTCGGCACCGTCATGAACGCGCTCGCGCTCCAGGACTTCCTCGAGCAGGCGGGCGCGGCGACGCGCGTGCAGTCGGCGATCCAGATGACGCAGGTCGCGGAGCCGTACATCCCGCTGCGCGCCGAGCGGCACATGGAGAAGGGCCGCGTCGTGGTGTTCGGCGCCGGCGCGGGCCTGCCGTACTTCTCGACGGACACGGTCGCCGCGCAGCGCGCGCTCGAGATCGGCGCCGACGAGGTGCTCGTCGCCAAGAACGGGGTCGACGGCGTGTACACGGCGGATCCGAAGCAGGACCCGACGGCGACGCGCATCGACGACATCACGTACCAGGACGCGCTCGTGCGCGGCCTCAAGATCGTCGACGCGACGGCGTTCAGCCTCTGCATGGACAACGCGATGCCGATGCTGGTGTTCGGCATGGAGGGCGACGCCATCGCGCGCGCCATCCGCGGCGAGCGCATCGGCACCGTCGTCCACGGCTGA
- the frr gene encoding ribosome recycling factor, translating to MINDVLAEAKDKMSQSVEVAKDDFATVSAGRANPALFQKLLVEYYGTPTPLVQLAGFQQPEARVLVITPFDKSALKDIEKAIVAAPHLGASPNNDGQIIRITMPELTADRRKDYVKIVRDKAETARVAVRNVRRSAKSDLDALTGEVGDDEIARAEKELESITKHAVDQIDEALKKKEAELLEV from the coding sequence ATGATCAACGACGTGCTGGCAGAGGCCAAGGACAAGATGTCCCAGTCGGTCGAGGTCGCGAAGGACGACTTCGCGACGGTGTCGGCAGGGCGTGCCAACCCGGCGCTCTTCCAGAAGCTGCTCGTCGAGTACTACGGCACCCCGACGCCGCTCGTGCAGCTCGCGGGCTTCCAGCAGCCCGAGGCGCGCGTGCTCGTCATCACGCCGTTCGACAAGTCGGCGCTCAAGGACATCGAGAAGGCCATCGTCGCGGCGCCGCACCTGGGTGCGTCGCCGAACAACGACGGGCAGATCATCCGCATCACGATGCCCGAGCTCACGGCGGACCGCCGCAAGGACTACGTGAAGATCGTGCGCGACAAGGCCGAGACGGCTCGCGTCGCCGTGCGCAACGTGCGCCGCTCGGCCAAGAGCGACCTCGACGCACTCACCGGCGAGGTGGGCGACGACGAGATCGCCCGCGCCGAGAAGGAGCTCGAGTCCATCACGAAGCACGCGGTCGACCAGATCGACGAGGCGCTGAAGAAGAAGGAAGCCGAGCTGCTCGAGGTCTGA
- a CDS encoding phosphatidate cytidylyltransferase, translating to MAERDPHRIEAQIQAQIASAREQIEAANERANARAGRNLPVAIGLGVVLGVLLLASLLLFKWLYVILCSVLVAFTLYELASALRFAGRDVPRVPLVVLGVALQVATWQWGAAGLWYGTLIAIGAVALYRLVEAAVAPATRTGARAVAIDMAAGAFCIAYCGVLGAFSVLLTAQPGGEWWTLGFLVLAVVNDTGALAAGVLFGRTKLAPRISPGKTWEGFGGAAILVVASGVAYGILVLGVPWWYGAIIGVLILATATVGDLAESLIKRDLGIKDIGTFLPGHGGFLDRLDSSLPSAVVMYALYEIARLAAL from the coding sequence GTGGCAGAGCGCGACCCGCATCGGATCGAGGCGCAGATCCAGGCGCAGATCGCATCGGCGCGCGAGCAGATCGAGGCCGCGAACGAGCGCGCCAACGCGCGCGCGGGTCGCAACCTCCCCGTCGCCATCGGCCTCGGCGTCGTCCTCGGCGTGCTGCTGCTGGCGAGCCTGCTGCTGTTCAAGTGGCTCTACGTCATCCTCTGCAGCGTCCTCGTCGCCTTCACGCTCTACGAGCTCGCGAGCGCGCTGCGCTTCGCCGGCCGCGACGTGCCACGCGTGCCGCTCGTGGTGCTGGGCGTCGCGCTGCAGGTCGCGACGTGGCAGTGGGGTGCCGCCGGGCTGTGGTACGGCACGCTCATCGCGATCGGCGCCGTCGCGCTGTACCGCCTCGTCGAGGCGGCGGTGGCTCCGGCGACGCGCACGGGCGCGCGCGCCGTCGCGATCGACATGGCCGCGGGCGCGTTCTGCATCGCGTACTGCGGCGTGCTCGGCGCGTTCTCGGTGCTCCTCACCGCGCAGCCGGGCGGGGAGTGGTGGACCCTCGGCTTCCTCGTCCTCGCCGTCGTGAACGACACCGGCGCGCTCGCCGCGGGCGTCCTCTTCGGCCGGACGAAGCTCGCGCCCCGCATCAGCCCCGGCAAGACGTGGGAGGGGTTCGGCGGCGCGGCGATCCTCGTCGTCGCGTCCGGCGTCGCCTACGGCATCCTCGTGCTCGGCGTGCCGTGGTGGTACGGCGCGATCATCGGCGTCCTGATCCTCGCGACGGCCACCGTCGGCGACCTCGCCGAGTCGCTCATCAAGCGCGACCTCGGCATCAAGGACATCGGCACGTTCCTGCCGGGGCACGGCGGCTTCCTCGACCGGCTCGACTCGAGCCTGCCGAGCGCCGTCGTCATGTACGCGCTCTACGAGATCGCCAGGCTGGCGGCGTTGTGA
- a CDS encoding DivIVA domain-containing protein, with protein sequence MSATFPKVRRGQLGYDIEQVEDFLEDARRAYASDSPTALDSSQIRQASFALAKSGYSPAHVDAALERLEEAFANRERERGIAEQGESAFFESIRAQAEETLARLKRPDGERFRRVGSLTKGYRVAEVDAFAARLADYLEDGPEITPREVRTVQFQAQRGGYDEDQVDLVLDSVVSLMLAVR encoded by the coding sequence ATGAGCGCCACGTTCCCGAAGGTCCGCCGTGGGCAGCTCGGCTACGACATCGAGCAGGTCGAGGACTTCCTCGAGGATGCTCGCCGCGCGTACGCGAGCGACTCGCCGACGGCGCTCGACTCGTCCCAGATCCGGCAGGCGTCGTTCGCCCTGGCGAAGTCGGGGTACTCGCCGGCGCACGTCGACGCGGCGCTCGAGCGGCTCGAGGAGGCGTTCGCGAATCGCGAGCGGGAGCGCGGCATCGCCGAGCAGGGCGAGTCGGCGTTCTTCGAGTCGATCCGCGCGCAGGCGGAGGAGACGCTCGCCCGCCTCAAGCGGCCGGACGGCGAGCGCTTCCGCCGCGTCGGCTCGCTCACGAAGGGCTATCGCGTCGCCGAGGTCGATGCGTTCGCCGCGCGCCTCGCCGACTACCTCGAGGACGGTCCGGAGATCACGCCGCGCGAGGTGCGCACCGTGCAGTTCCAGGCGCAACGCGGCGGCTACGACGAGGACCAGGTCGACCTCGTGCTCGACTCCGTCGTCTCCCTCATGCTCGCCGTGCGCTGA